The Dehalococcoides mccartyi CG5 genome contains the following window.
TAGATGCCTTAACCGGTCAAATTGTTAACTGCAACAAGGAATATGAGCTATTAACCGGATTTAAGTTTGAAGATCTGATAAAAATGGAAATATGGGATACCCACCCTGCAAACCAGCGAAAAAAATGCACATCTATTATGCGAAAAACACTCAAGCAGGGCTATGGCAAAGTAGAATTTGACGATGTGAGAGCTAAAGGTGCGGTTATTCATTCTGAGGGAAAGGGACGAGCATTCACCTTTAACGGCAAGGCTTACATCCAGATTGTAGTAAGGAACAGTACCGAAGAGGTGCAAAGAAATCAAGAACTGGAGCTAAAAGTTAAAGAGCGCACAAGCGAACTCAGGGATACAATGCGCAAACTAAAAGTTTACAACCAGAAACTGCGTAAACTTACCAGTGAATACTTAAGAGCTCAGGAAAAAGAAAGAAAACGGATTGCAATTGAGCTGCATGACCGGGTAACTCAAGACCTGATTAATCTCTGCCATTTGGCAAATGAACTAAAAGAACAAAGCGATGAATCCATCAGAATACCCGTTGAAAATGTACTTAGCAGAGCTAAAAATGCTCTGGCCGAGACCAGAAACATTATGAGAACACTCTACCCCTCAACCCTTGCACGTTACGGGCTGATTGAGATGATGAGACAAGAATTGGGTAATTTAGAGAGCAAAGCAGGCATCAGCACACAGTTAAAGGATAACCAGCCGATTAAACTTGACCCCATTATTGAAACAACGCTCTACCGGATTTTTCACGAGGCTCTGCTAAATATAGAAAACCATAGTTGCAGCACTAAAAATATATGGGTAAATATCGGATATCAAAGCGGATTTGTAAAAATGGATATCAAAGACAATGGGGTAGGCTTTGATATAAAATCTGTTCAAACTAAAGACCCCGGCGGTCTTGAGGGTATGCGACAAAGAGCTGAACTGGTAGATGGTCATTTTGATTTGGAAAGCAATCCCGGTAAAGGTACAAAAATATCCGTGAAGATTCCAATCCATACATCAGATGAGATAATCCGATAATAGGGGTGAACTTATGCATAACCAGGATAATATAAACAATGAACCCACTACGAAATCAAATGGCCAAATAATTAAGGTCGTACTGATTGATGATCATGAGATAGTCAGGCAGGGGCTTGCCACTATGCTCCAAAAGGAACCTGATATCCGTCTTGTAGGCGATGCCCCTGACTCGGTTAGCGGTTTGGATATTATTGAAAAGACCAATCCGGATGTGGTATTGCTGGATGTTCAATTAGGTAACACAGATATTGATGGATTCACTCTGGCTAAAAAAATCAAGAATAAATATCCAGACAAGATGGTAATCATGCTCACCGGATTTGACTCCGAGCTGTATTTGACTGAGGCCGTAAGGAGCAAGGTTGACGGGTTTATACTTAAAGAGCACCCTCGGTTAATCTTAGCCTGCGCAATAAGGATGGCATATTCCGGCATAAGTATATGGGATACCAAAATTCTGTATAGAGCTCTAACCAATATTTCAAGATCCAAAGAAAATATTGAAACTACTCCGCTGGTACATGATAAATTCGGAGTAGATTTAAATGAAAAGGAAAAAATTATTCTGCATCTGCTGGCAAAGGGTTATTCTAATAAGGATATCGGGCATAAGCTAGAATATACTCCAAGTACTGTTAAAAAATATGTTTATAATTGCATGAAAAAATTGGGCGTTTCAAACAGAACCCAACTGGCTATCTTAGCTAATAATAATGGCTTAAAATGAATCTTCATTCATCTGCATTAAAGAGCCGGATACTAATAAGAATAAACTATGCAATACACCCAAGTTTTTGCGCTCAGGGAGAGACCGGCCTTATCCCGTCTCCACCAAAGTTAATAATGTGGCTTGCCTTTAATAGGACAGGCCATTTGTACGTAAATAGTTAGACGGGGAGTTCGAGGTATCTGATAAACTCTTGCCTCAGTGTCTAAGCTACATTTTTTACAAATAAATAAGCGGGGGGATTAAATCCCCCGCTTATTGAACCTGAAAGACTTTTGATTAAACTTTTTCTTTGTTTCCGGCTATCAGACGCCAGTCAACCACTCCTAAAATCACTGCAATAATGCCAAAGATACCCATGCCTACCCAAGCAGCTTTGGTATCATTTTCGGCCAGCGAGCCGTAGAAGTGCTGGACAGCCGCAAAAAGAGCAATCGTAGCGATTAGGGCAATCAGCCATTGCCACCAGGTAATCTTCTTATTTTGCTTGATGAGCCAGTAAATAGACAGGGCAAATACAGCTCCAACAGCTAAACCTATAAAATACATATTCTTATCCTTTCACTTTACTAGGCCGTGGTATCAAAACCATAGGTGGGTTGTTCTATATCCCAGAACTCCCACTGCGGTTTACGGCCATATTCCATAAACCTTTCCATGTTGGCAAAGAACCCGTTAAACAGGGGAAGATTGGTAGTAGTAACTTTGACCATATCATGGATAAAGGACTCCGATGTGGAGTTAAAGGGACAGGTACCCTGACAGGTGGGACAATGCGGACATTTTACATTGTCAGTACGCCAACCTCTAAACTGACCCTGCGCCAAACCGTTACCGGCAGCATCAGGGTTTTCCCAAGTAGAAGGCCCCTTCTGGATAATGCCAAAGGGACAGGAATCTGCACAGATACCGCAGGTCTCACAGAATTTGTATGCCCCAAAGTCTATGGGCTTGGTGGGAGCTATAGGCATATCGGTAAGGAAGGCCCAACCATTGGCCCGGTTAGTAGTGCCGTTTTTGGGGTGAATAGTCGGAGAAGACATCCGCCCATGCTCACCCAAACCGGTTATGGCTGACAGAGGATTTGAGAAACACAAACCGCTCATATTCAGACAATCGTAACCAAGGCCACGAATAAACTCCTGCATATGGCACATCATCTTTATATAGCGGGCATAAGAATACCAGACCGCAAAACCTTCTGTAATGCCGGCCTGACGGCGGGTACCTTCAAAACTCTGGCGGGCAGTAAAGGTAATAATATATTTGCATTTGTTGGGTATGGCATACTCGTCGCCTGTTTCGTAGGGTACATCTATGTCTTTGAACGCAACCTGTTTACCGCCTGCATCTCCCTGCCCGGCAAACATGCCACTGGCACCGCCTTTGGCCCTGTGGAAGAATTTAACAGTATCGCTGTCTATTTCAGCACAGCCTACATCCTGGGCACCCAGGAAACGGAAGGCATTCCGCACGGTTTTGTAGTTCTCTTCCGGCGTACCCTGCCAACGGGAAGCACCCACATCCTGCGGGCGGATTGAGAAACACTGCGGCCCCAGGAATGAACTGTAAGAACCGGTACCGCCGGCGGCGATGATAGCATTGCGAACGTTTATGCGTTTGCCGCCCTGATACATATCTCCCGGCCACATACCCATCATCATAAATTTGCAGGCATTATCCAAAGCGGTAGTGCGAACATCTCCTGAACCGCCCCAACCTTTGTCCCAGCCGGGGAATTCTTTTTCACAATAGTCATAGAGGATCAAGGCTTCTGCAGGTGTTTCCAGGTCGTACATATAGCGACCAACCACACCAGCCGCATCATAATCAGCCGGGGTAGGCTTGGCATGGGATTTAAAATTGTTGGCGTTTTGACGAGACAGCACGTTCCAATCAATTTCTACTGTCGGATTCTTAAATTCCCTCTCTTTAACATACCAAGGGTATCTATTAACATTTGAACCCAGGGATGTTAATTCATCCACGTCATGAAATACCGGTGCTGATGCGGCAACCGCGCCCAGTCCGGCTCCGGCCAGACCCAGGCCTTTCATAAAGTCACGTCGTGATAGTGTACTGTGAAGCTTTGACATACAGACTTCTCCTTATTTTACTTGTTTTTAGCTGGCTCTAGGGTATTTTCCGGTCTCTCCCGAACGTCATTTTTAAGTTCACCTCCTAACATACAAACTAACTTCTATCGAGCAGATAACCTATACCCCTTTGTTGAATAATCCGGGGAAAAGATACTTTAGACTTAAGCCGTCGCATATAATAGTGCAGTGTATCCAGCCTAATCTTATCTTCACCCCATATTGCATTTATAAGGCTTTGGTATTCTATTAAGTGCCCTTGATTTTGTTTTAAGCAAGAATCAAGCCGGTTTTCGGTAGGAGTGAGCTTATATGAGGTTTTGAGATTAAGCGTATTGCTATTACTTTCGTTATTGCTGCCATCTATCTTATGTGGTGGTAATTTACGTTTAGGTCGGAGAATAGAATTTATCCTGGCTTTTAGCTCTCTTGGATTAGGGGGTGAAGATATAAATGAATCTGCTCCAAGTTCAAGAATTTCAGCAGCTTCATTTTGGCTCCCCAGTACCAGTATTGGCATATAGGATAATTGCCTTATCAGAAGTGATAATTCGTGTTGAAGTAATTTGATATGAGTCTGATTTACTATTACTAAATCCGCATGAAATTGAGAAGCTTTTTTAAGCCCGTCAGTTTCATTTTTGGCCAGAATAATTTGATACTCAGCGGCTTTTAGCAAAGAAACAATAGCAGTTGTGTCAGTTATATCATCTATTAAAAGGATACATTCTTTTGCCATCTTCAAACTCCAACCTATTTCAAAACCATATCACGCCAAGGTATCGAAACAGGTGGAGACTATACTTTTTGTGAGTATATTTAATGAAGATTCGGTTTAATTTAGTGAACTTATGACGATATAATTTAGGTATCAATCAATAATTCACCTACTTGATCCAATGGGAAATATACCAGATTAGAATTGCCTTATCAGGCTGTAACCTAATCCTC
Protein-coding sequences here:
- a CDS encoding PAS domain-containing sensor histidine kinase, whose amino-acid sequence is MEDTSIMKECEFDQSNGIYRMLFETSADAIVLIDALTGQIVNCNKEYELLTGFKFEDLIKMEIWDTHPANQRKKCTSIMRKTLKQGYGKVEFDDVRAKGAVIHSEGKGRAFTFNGKAYIQIVVRNSTEEVQRNQELELKVKERTSELRDTMRKLKVYNQKLRKLTSEYLRAQEKERKRIAIELHDRVTQDLINLCHLANELKEQSDESIRIPVENVLSRAKNALAETRNIMRTLYPSTLARYGLIEMMRQELGNLESKAGISTQLKDNQPIKLDPIIETTLYRIFHEALLNIENHSCSTKNIWVNIGYQSGFVKMDIKDNGVGFDIKSVQTKDPGGLEGMRQRAELVDGHFDLESNPGKGTKISVKIPIHTSDEIIR
- a CDS encoding response regulator transcription factor, with protein sequence MHNQDNINNEPTTKSNGQIIKVVLIDDHEIVRQGLATMLQKEPDIRLVGDAPDSVSGLDIIEKTNPDVVLLDVQLGNTDIDGFTLAKKIKNKYPDKMVIMLTGFDSELYLTEAVRSKVDGFILKEHPRLILACAIRMAYSGISIWDTKILYRALTNISRSKENIETTPLVHDKFGVDLNEKEKIILHLLAKGYSNKDIGHKLEYTPSTVKKYVYNCMKKLGVSNRTQLAILANNNGLK
- a CDS encoding reductive dehalogenase — protein: MSKLHSTLSRRDFMKGLGLAGAGLGAVAASAPVFHDVDELTSLGSNVNRYPWYVKEREFKNPTVEIDWNVLSRQNANNFKSHAKPTPADYDAAGVVGRYMYDLETPAEALILYDYCEKEFPGWDKGWGGSGDVRTTALDNACKFMMMGMWPGDMYQGGKRINVRNAIIAAGGTGSYSSFLGPQCFSIRPQDVGASRWQGTPEENYKTVRNAFRFLGAQDVGCAEIDSDTVKFFHRAKGGASGMFAGQGDAGGKQVAFKDIDVPYETGDEYAIPNKCKYIITFTARQSFEGTRRQAGITEGFAVWYSYARYIKMMCHMQEFIRGLGYDCLNMSGLCFSNPLSAITGLGEHGRMSSPTIHPKNGTTNRANGWAFLTDMPIAPTKPIDFGAYKFCETCGICADSCPFGIIQKGPSTWENPDAAGNGLAQGQFRGWRTDNVKCPHCPTCQGTCPFNSTSESFIHDMVKVTTTNLPLFNGFFANMERFMEYGRKPQWEFWDIEQPTYGFDTTA
- a CDS encoding response regulator transcription factor — its product is MAKECILLIDDITDTTAIVSLLKAAEYQIILAKNETDGLKKASQFHADLVIVNQTHIKLLQHELSLLIRQLSYMPILVLGSQNEAAEILELGADSFISSPPNPRELKARINSILRPKRKLPPHKIDGSNNESNSNTLNLKTSYKLTPTENRLDSCLKQNQGHLIEYQSLINAIWGEDKIRLDTLHYYMRRLKSKVSFPRIIQQRGIGYLLDRS